One stretch of Glycine soja cultivar W05 chromosome 7, ASM419377v2, whole genome shotgun sequence DNA includes these proteins:
- the LOC114417935 gene encoding NDR1/HIN1-like protein 13, with translation MTDRVHPSAKTTANAGPKPTFPATKSQLSGANRPTYRPQPQHHRRRRSRGCASTLCCWLLLILLFLLLLVGAAGTVLYFLYRPQRPTFSVTSLKLSSFNLTTPSTISAKFDLTLSTTNPNDKIIFSYDPTSVSLLYGDTAVASTTIPSFLHRQRNTTVLQAYVTSTEEVVDSDAAMELKRSMKRKSQLVALKVELETKVEAQMGVFQTPRVGIKVLCDGVAVSLPDDEKPATASAENTACQVDVRFKVWKWTVG, from the coding sequence AGGGTTCACCCTTCGGCCAAAACCACCGCCAACGCCGGCCCCAAGCCGACATTCCCCGCTACGAAATCCCAGCTTTCCGGCGCCAACCGCCCCACCTACCGCCCCCAACCGCAGCACCACCGCCGCCGCCGTAGTCGCGGATGTGCCTCCACCCTCTGCTGCTGGCTCCTCCTgatcctcctcttcctcctcctcctcgtcGGTGCCGCCGGCACCGTCCTCTACTTTCTCTACCGTCCCCAACGACCCACATTCTCCGTCACCTCCCTAAAACTCTCTTCCTTCAACCTCACCACTCCCTCCACCATCAGCGCCAAGTTTGACCTCACTCTCTCAACAACTAACCCTAACGACAAAATCATCTTCTCCTACGACCCTACCTCCGTATCCCTTCTCTACGGCGACACCGCCGTCGCCAGCACCACCATCCCCTCCTTCCTCCACCGCCAAAGGAACACCACCGTGCTCCAGGCTTATGTTACTAGCACTGAGGAAGTGGTGGATAGTGACGCCGCGATGGAGCTGAAGAGGAGCATGAAGAGGAAGAGTCAGCTGGTGGCGCTGAAGGTGGAGCTGGAGACCAAGGTGGAGGCCCAGATGGGCGTGTTCCAGACGCCTCGAGTCGGGATCAAGGTTCTGTGCGACGGCGTCGCCGTATCTCTCCCCGACGATGAGAAACCGGCGACGGCGTCGGCTGAGAATACGGCGTGCCAGGTGGATGTGAGGTTTAAGGTCTGGAAATGGACCGTTGGATGA